A window of Quercus robur chromosome 12, dhQueRobu3.1, whole genome shotgun sequence genomic DNA:
CAGCAATCGtgaaaaatatttaagaaaaatgttGCCTATAACACTACTATGTGGCGCTAAGGAGCAACAATGGATGGACAGCGATGTGTTCCACAAAAATATATTAACACATCTTAGCAAAATGTAGAAAACTACCAAAAAAGAGAGCTTTAACCATTGAATTACCTCAAGAATACAAAAATGTTGCCAACCCTGCACAGATTGTACCCCCAGAAGACTATAAATTGATCTCTAGTCAGTAAGATAACAAGGAGAAAAGGAAATGACCGGTCAAAGTTTGCATCTCCTTTGCTGAACCATTATAGCAAAACCATAAACCAGTATAATGTTTACTTGAATGGTTTACCCTTCCATGGAAACTGAGGAACTCAAGCAGCATAATCCCTTCGCTTGAAGTACCAGACTTCTGTTTCATTACTAGGTCTTGCAGGTTTCTTTTTTTCCGGACCATACTAAGGAGCAACAATGGAAGGACAAGGATATCAAAAGTTACAAAATAGATAATGCAATCTTCACCTATTGGCAAGTCTTCTGCTTCTTCTCCTTGCGGGAGTTGTATTATAAACCATTCCCATACTTCTCCCTGGACTTTGCTCCTCTTCCTCATCACTGGTTTCATCAGACCTCCATCTTGGCCCACCATTCATATTGCTGTCCTCAACAGTGAAGTCCTTCCCTCTATGGATAAAAATTTAGGAAATTACATAAataagagtagggaagaaatTACAAGAAAAGAATCACAATTTTCAGCATCAGCTATCAACTGCAGAAGCAACAAAGCAGGAAAGATTTAAATAACGTGAGGAGAAataataacataatttttaCCTCGAAGAGATGTCCATTGGATCATCTGAAGATACCACATTCCAATGTCTACCATCTCTATCAGACTGGCTCCTTTTACCAGACACATTTGTATTCAGGTCCTCTGCATAATCTTTAAACAAGCCATGCTTGCTGCTGGGAGTACTTACCTGATTAGTGGTGACCCTGTACAAATCATGCCGACTAGTATTTTGCAATTGGTTAATAAACCCATTTTCCTCCATTTCTGGCAAGGTGTCCTGGAGATTCCCGTGAGTAGCTTCTTTAATTTCTCTCAAAGGTGAGGCACTGATGGGACTAACCCGACGAGTTCCAGGAGTTACAGTGTCAACCAATTTGAAACCCTTGCTAATGCTATTTAAAGGTTTTAGTCCCCTTTCTGAATTAGTAAGGAAAATTGATGGGGAACCATAGTTAACAAGTTCAGAGCGTTGATTATGGACAGACCCACGTAGTCTTGTTGGAGTTTCAAAATTTGACGGTCTCAAGAGAGGAATTGTATGGTCTGTGCCCAGAACAAGAGAAGAATCGGTAGACGAGGGAATTAATAAACTGGTCGACCTTGCCTCTTGTACCTCAGCCAGATCAAATTTTGCTGCTACTCCAACTTCTTCGCCAGAATTAACAACAATTCCAGGCAATTTTCCTGATTTCACTTGCAGCCTCTGGACTTCTGGCAGCAGCTCCATGCTTTTCTCCTGTTTATTACAACAAtctaaaaaaattcagaaatttATTGTGATTAAATATATTTTCCTGAACAGTATTGCTCATAGCAGAACATAAACAATATTTGTAACATATACAGGATTTATTATCAGAATCTAACTTGAAGGACCAACTATTTCCCATCTCATATGTGTTATGAATACCTGCAGCTGTGTTCTGTGTAGTGTGCTTAGGAATAGTTTGTTGAATTTCAGTTGAAGTGAACATCCTTTGTCCAAAGCCAAATAATAttgagaaattaaagaaaagcaCAAAGCACCAGTATACAAGAAGCATGCAAAAGCCCTTCCTAAGAGGGTTAGGCAGCTCTTCAGAAAAAGACCatcaagaaaatttaaattggatactgccaaaaaaaaaaatctaaagaacaaataagaataaaatcttatttgaaccaaaacacaaaaattcaaaCATCTAACTAAGCCCATGTTGAGCTTGTGAATAGACATCTCCTTCCCTGAGGAAGTTCTCCTTTGCATTCACACTAAATACACCATATAGATAAAGAGACAATACCTTCTAAGCAAAACCGCACCTTCCCTTCCCAACCATCCCTCTCTAACAATCTATAAAATAGACCACCTTTGAACATTCCTTTTACAAGCATAGTTCAACCTGAATTGCTTTGCTTTATTCTTAATCCTTGTAGTTAATTCTAAAAAGTTCAAATAACTTACAATCAATCTTTCCCTCCAATCACTTGCAGATCTCATTCTATATAAAACTTCTTCACCAACAATACTCTTTGTAATAAATTCCTTCTCCAAAGTCCGAAGTTTAAGATCAACTTGGTATGCTTCAGTATACCGATAGCGCTGAAatgataaacaaaaatattagtCAAGAAATCCTTctaaaacattttatttattctaaGATATTATGCCATTATGTTTCAAGAAGCTAAAAAGGAGAGCTCCTTTAATTAACATATagtccactttttttttttttaactccacCATATAGGTTTTCAGAAACCAGAAGAGGTACTTTTTTTTAGATggcatttaattaattaattcatattCATTTAACTCTAAACTGTCCTCCTTATATTCAATCCATAGACAGATTTTCAGCTTTCATTGTGGATGCCTCAATTTTTCCTGCAATCATAAATCTAAAACTTTTCCACTTATTATCACTTTATAATTGTCAAATTTTAGTTTGATGTttagatttaagaaaaaaaattgaaattgtagGAGTAGCAATATTTTTATGATCAACAACTTATCAGTGCTAAAGTTAGATGATTTATCCAACAAATCAGTCTGAATCAAAATTGAAATCTTGTCAGTACCTGAAGATAGAATACAACAAGAAGACTTCCAGCAGTTGTTGAAGGGTCCTCAATAGCAAAATCTAACAGACACTTATGTATGTGTATCTCCTCTTCAGAATTCCATGGCAACTCTATCATTCGATCCACCAAGTTTCTTCGGATACAAAGGCAACAGATTTCAGTTACCAATATCTCCACCCATTGCACCCAACTCCTAAAATCACCTTTAAAATCATGAGAAGTATCCACAGACGGTCCATGCTTCACCTTCTTATCCCTGACTTTGGTGCAGAGCATTCTCTGATGTGTAAATGCTTCAGTCAGAAGTCCACATTCCACCCTCACCCGAACAGCGGTGACAGCCTCACTAAGTGAAACCATTCGTAATCCACCATcacacccagaccaccgtaaaACCATCAAGGCTGTATCAGGATTATTCCTTTCTAACAGCACCTGTGCAATCTTAGGATGGATTGCTGGTCCTGAGACCTCTGGAAGAAGGCGACAAGCTTCCTAAGTAATATAATTCATGAAGAACAATTAGCATAAAAAGTGATAATGAGCATAAAGGTAACAAAACACAGGCACCTGCATTCCTTATACAAGAATCCTAGCCTCCAATATGAGGTGGTATCTTGTTTAGCAGTTGCATGCAACCTCTCTCACATGGGGGTGGTCCACATAAGCATGGGACCCATACCAATATGAGAGGGATGTTGCATTTTACtgttaccaaaaaataaaataaaatcctccCATACAAGTTTAGTGAGATGAtttaatatatgaaattttaatcTAACAAAGGTCTTCCCCATTCTTCTTTCTTATGGACAAGGCATAAGATTCCATTAAAAACTAAggtctaaaatttcaaatatctAGGAACTCCAAGAAAAAAGTTTCATCCAATGATCCAATCAAAGAGATCTCTAAAATAAAAGGTCTTCAATTTAAGCAGTGAGGCACACCATATCAAACACAAAGGAATGGCATTCCACACATTCAGACTTCGATGTCTCCTGAAACCATCTCTCCAACATCCCAATAACTCCTTTACTAGATTTAGGCAGATCACAAGGAAACTCAAATAAAGTAAAACTAACAACCATAGCTTCCCGCAATGCCACAATGCAGAAACAGATGATTTACTGTTTCCGAATTGGACTTGCACATAACGCACCAATcgaaaataattttcttgcacTTTCTTAGGTTGTAACAataatcttcttttccttttggcAGAAATTGTAGTAGTTTAattagaacatttttttttcttcttggggAGATTTAATAGTTCAATTTGAATTTCATCTTAAGTAAGCAAAGCAAAATGACATATTGAATATAAAGCTCTATATGTAATAATTTGAGCTTAGACAAGCAGCATCAAGCCAAATCTAAACTCTGGCACATATCTAAttcaaaactttcataaattCAACTTATTTCCAACTACCTTTCTTCTATGTCAGATCTCCATATGATTAAGCTGCAAGAATTTTTGCTTATTTAGCTTACCTAAGTACAGAATTTTAAAGCTTTTTCTAGCTACAACTGTACTTTTGctcagcttattttttaagaaaacaaac
This region includes:
- the LOC126710611 gene encoding E3 ubiquitin-protein ligase HOS1 — protein: MDRRFNGPTTPSTSTDAAAAASAAKSTPLPSQPNYNSRAVKEALEHLASVDLFELCDEAKVEHCRATRDLRSCGRYVEYALISCGHASLCAECSQRCDLCPICRIPIPMDGNRLRLRLYHECIEAGLISKRCDERIQEKDGEKQLTADVQRLYSLFDVALENNLVSLICQYVTDVCMDESAVSSDPVIAFLLDEVVVKDWCKRTFRNIAKELQRIYNLELEGMKTSLTLLLKLSIQLAGICNVLEVLESSFKDTLSAQLHDLHHLQESILKTKQHMEIMMWCIRHQFLEKVKSRYSDFSSWHSCVHERKSAAIKRSWPDAVNNSSEPTKQDGSLFIEDALMNLDIEQGNTQEMGEESEVASLLKDGVSSILRSKIEGVAGCYPFENLRTAVNILFLLGSSDLVVAKQAILLYYLFDRHWTMPDEIWRHTVEDFAATFSITRHSLLESLIFYLLDDHTQEALQEACRLLPEVSGPAIHPKIAQVLLERNNPDTALMVLRWSGCDGGLRMVSLSEAVTAVRVRVECGLLTEAFTHQRMLCTKVRDKKVKHGPSVDTSHDFKGDFRSWVQWVEILVTEICCLCIRRNLVDRMIELPWNSEEEIHIHKCLLDFAIEDPSTTAGSLLVVFYLQRYRYTEAYQVDLKLRTLEKEFITKSIVGEEVLYRMRSASDWRERLIEKSMELLPEVQRLQVKSGKLPGIVVNSGEEVGVAAKFDLAEVQEARSTSLLIPSSTDSSLVLGTDHTIPLLRPSNFETPTRLRGSVHNQRSELVNYGSPSIFLTNSERGLKPLNSISKGFKLVDTVTPGTRRVSPISASPLREIKEATHGNLQDTLPEMEENGFINQLQNTSRHDLYRVTTNQVSTPSSKHGLFKDYAEDLNTNVSGKRSQSDRDGRHWNVVSSDDPMDISSRGKDFTVEDSNMNGGPRWRSDETSDEEEEQSPGRSMGMVYNTTPARRRSRRLANR